One window from the genome of Terrimicrobium sacchariphilum encodes:
- a CDS encoding FtsX-like permease family protein — protein MTSRFGALFWRQIVRPSWRRPALTLLNVFSIALGVAVFLAIQAANRNALQSFRSAAELTTGKADLEIRGNIPEEIFPKVQTVPGVLSATPIVEGLVVVPDLPGEYLRILGVDPFTGRDLFAFDLQGANREPLDFGKWLADPEAIALQQDQLAVLAPAIRDGKLPVLAGSARRKLQPAFLFTTGHNLAGADPRVAAMDIGWAQELLGKSGHLSSIQILLESPKDEAPVTAALKALVPADVIVAPPVTRTREVESLLGSFQLNLTAMSLVSLFVGMLLIYNSVSASVVRRRPEIAILRACGATRAEVRLLFLGEAAYEALLGSALGIVLGPVLASLVASPIEQSVSSLYEVVRLGTNSLAPSQVVLGFAVGIGASLVAAWRPASEAATCDPAKVLHPGAAVEQLAPRRPWHLVAAAVILLVAFLSGALSLALGSRWLPFVSAGAVLTGFALVVPWLAAGVAATFRGRGVYLRLASDHLVRTMHRNAVTIASLASAVALTISVSVMIHSFRASVAKWISHTLQADLYISPAANDVGGFESYLPANALAWARSQPETVEISAFREMTVRWQGHQIGLTVLDGKGRGDLEFLPGSWPDAKEKFLTGQAVAVSESLYTRYRISTGDTITLPTPSGDQQFTVCGVFRDFTNERGVIMMQSSLFQKYWHDARWHSMGIRVKENRDAVAQRFRATFGDEGQFVVYNNQSLRQRVFEIFDQTFAVTSVLRGIAVIVAIIGVLFSLSVLVMEREREVGVLRAIGASRPQVLGIFLGEAGLIGIAATISGIISGMALAMVLTWVVNKAFFGWSIELTYPLGPIITTPLWLIPAALIAALFPAWRAANIRPAIAVRFE, from the coding sequence ATGACATCCCGTTTCGGAGCGCTGTTCTGGAGACAGATCGTGCGCCCGTCCTGGCGACGCCCGGCGCTGACGCTGCTGAATGTCTTCAGCATCGCTCTCGGCGTCGCGGTCTTCCTGGCCATCCAGGCGGCGAATCGCAATGCGCTCCAGAGTTTTCGCAGTGCGGCCGAGCTGACCACAGGCAAGGCCGACCTGGAGATTCGCGGGAACATCCCAGAGGAAATCTTTCCCAAGGTGCAGACTGTTCCCGGGGTTCTCAGCGCCACGCCGATCGTGGAAGGGCTGGTCGTCGTTCCCGACCTGCCGGGAGAGTATCTCCGCATCCTGGGGGTCGATCCTTTCACTGGCCGCGACCTGTTTGCCTTCGATCTCCAGGGAGCAAATCGTGAACCGCTGGATTTTGGCAAATGGCTGGCTGATCCCGAGGCCATTGCCCTCCAGCAGGATCAACTCGCCGTGCTCGCACCTGCCATTCGCGATGGAAAGCTTCCCGTGCTGGCAGGCAGTGCACGGCGCAAACTCCAGCCCGCGTTCCTCTTCACTACGGGCCATAATCTTGCCGGAGCCGATCCCCGCGTGGCGGCGATGGACATCGGCTGGGCGCAGGAACTCCTCGGCAAATCCGGGCACCTTTCCTCGATCCAGATACTCCTCGAGTCACCGAAGGACGAGGCCCCCGTCACGGCAGCGCTCAAGGCGCTCGTACCTGCCGATGTGATCGTGGCCCCGCCAGTCACGCGTACTCGCGAGGTCGAGTCGCTCCTGGGTTCCTTTCAGCTCAATCTCACGGCGATGAGCCTCGTCTCGCTCTTCGTCGGCATGCTCCTGATCTACAACAGCGTGAGCGCATCCGTCGTGCGCCGCCGCCCGGAGATAGCCATCCTGCGCGCCTGCGGAGCCACCCGCGCGGAGGTACGCCTGCTTTTCCTCGGCGAGGCGGCCTACGAGGCACTACTCGGCTCGGCTCTTGGCATCGTGCTCGGCCCGGTGCTCGCCAGCCTTGTCGCCTCTCCCATCGAGCAAAGCGTCTCCAGCCTTTACGAGGTCGTCCGCCTCGGCACGAACTCCCTCGCTCCCAGCCAGGTCGTACTCGGTTTTGCCGTCGGTATTGGCGCGTCCCTCGTGGCCGCGTGGCGTCCTGCCTCCGAGGCCGCGACCTGCGATCCCGCCAAGGTGCTCCATCCCGGCGCAGCCGTTGAGCAGCTTGCGCCCCGGCGCCCGTGGCATCTCGTGGCCGCCGCGGTCATCCTGCTCGTCGCCTTCCTTTCCGGCGCTCTCTCCCTCGCCCTGGGTTCGCGCTGGCTACCCTTCGTCAGCGCGGGTGCGGTGCTCACCGGCTTTGCCCTGGTCGTTCCGTGGCTCGCGGCAGGCGTGGCCGCCACTTTCCGCGGTCGCGGCGTGTACCTGCGCCTCGCCTCCGATCACCTCGTGCGCACGATGCATCGCAACGCCGTGACGATCGCCTCGCTGGCCTCGGCGGTGGCGCTGACCATCAGCGTTTCGGTGATGATCCACTCCTTCCGCGCCAGCGTGGCCAAGTGGATCAGCCACACGCTCCAGGCCGACCTCTACATTTCTCCGGCAGCCAACGATGTCGGCGGCTTCGAGTCCTACCTGCCTGCCAATGCCCTCGCCTGGGCCCGCTCGCAACCTGAGACGGTGGAAATCTCCGCCTTCCGCGAAATGACCGTGCGCTGGCAGGGCCACCAGATCGGCTTGACCGTTCTCGATGGCAAAGGACGCGGCGACCTGGAGTTCCTCCCCGGCTCGTGGCCGGACGCGAAGGAAAAATTTCTCACCGGTCAGGCCGTCGCCGTCTCGGAAAGCCTGTACACGCGCTACCGCATCAGCACGGGCGACACCATCACTCTGCCCACGCCCTCCGGCGACCAGCAGTTCACCGTCTGCGGCGTGTTCCGAGATTTCACCAACGAACGTGGCGTCATCATGATGCAAAGCTCGCTCTTTCAGAAATACTGGCACGATGCGCGCTGGCACTCGATGGGTATTCGCGTGAAAGAAAACCGCGACGCAGTCGCCCAGCGGTTCCGCGCCACATTTGGGGACGAGGGTCAGTTCGTTGTTTACAACAACCAGTCCCTCCGCCAGCGCGTCTTCGAGATTTTTGACCAGACCTTTGCCGTGACCTCAGTGCTGCGCGGCATCGCGGTGATTGTGGCTATCATCGGCGTGCTCTTCTCCCTCAGCGTCCTCGTGATGGAGCGCGAACGCGAGGTCGGCGTACTCCGCGCCATCGGCGCGTCCCGCCCGCAGGTGCTGGGGATATTCCTCGGCGAGGCGGGCTTGATCGGCATCGCGGCCACGATCTCAGGCATCATCTCGGGAATGGCGCTCGCCATGGTGCTGACCTGGGTGGTGAACAAGGCTTTCTTCGGCTGGTCGATCGAGCTGACCTATCCGCTCGGTCCCATCATCACCACGCCATTGTGGCTGATTCCCGCCGCGCTCATTGCGGCGCTCTTTCCCGCCTGGCGTGCGGCGAATATCCGCCCGGCTATCGCAGTGCGTTTCGAGTAA
- the glnD gene encoding [protein-PII] uridylyltransferase: MITPKERALEQAAKSLQEKARKKKDDSIEIFRGFRKIEEHRLRIWHKSGGGGREVARQRSDLVDILFRELFDGIVRSVAPKGLPDSVVVAAFGGYGRRELTPSSDIDIMFLLPRAQVSKVTEEAIRMTLTALWDIGYKVGHSTRSIPQAIKQANSDLVTKTSMLECRYLTGNRELFNEFKERFVAECVEGKEAEYFAWRLANQTEVHDKNGNSVFMQEPNVKNGIGGLRDYQNILWIGYFKERVMTTAKLVEHKYLREPERRALEKAYDFLLRVRTEMHYVTGRPQDSLTLQLQGRVASDFNYPQRHILRRVEAFMREYYTKTRDIHLITDSAIERMKLVPEKGPALLGLLKPKVERFDGFISRNGKLYAENRETFAEDVFRIIRAFLHMQVRKLDLSPELSDSLRRRLRLVDRTFQYSRAARETFLAILSRKGEVGRILREMHDLGFLARLVPEFAPLTCLVQHEFYHRYTADEHTLVCIEKLDGVLFAEEEKFRGYRSLFQKLEDPGMLYLAILLHDVGKAANQRHHEDASAILAQKVARRLQLSSERRRMLITLVNSHYELSSTAQNRNLDDPATIEEFARIVGNRANLDALMLLTLADGMGTSDQNWSDWKEGLVWILYRRTSDYLEGGHEALERLKKDRGELQIAVKAKLPKDYGEEILAHFAHMPDRYLQMFDADQIAQHLKIFRSFIETHLKKDGVDALAPCFKWIPKPDLGHSEVWVCGWDRPRLLERIAGAFLSAQLNILSADIFTRGDNLAIDIFRVCTTQLTPVTNPKDYARVESCLQDSLAVEDYDFSSLIRKDTRMRSYRMSQEAELPSKINIDNISHPNYTLIDIQTPDRLGLLYDLLRAFGEAGVNIELSRVTTEMEVAIDSFYVTVKDGLKLTDENALKRIMKLLRRAAIRPIG, from the coding sequence ATGATCACCCCGAAGGAACGGGCCTTGGAGCAGGCCGCAAAGTCTCTCCAGGAGAAGGCCCGAAAGAAGAAGGACGACTCCATCGAAATCTTCCGCGGATTCCGCAAGATCGAGGAACACCGGCTGCGCATCTGGCACAAGTCCGGCGGCGGCGGCCGCGAGGTGGCCCGCCAGCGCTCCGACCTCGTCGACATCCTCTTCCGCGAGCTCTTCGACGGCATCGTGCGCTCTGTTGCCCCCAAGGGACTTCCCGACAGCGTCGTCGTCGCGGCCTTCGGCGGCTACGGTCGTCGCGAGCTGACCCCGAGCAGCGACATCGACATCATGTTTCTGCTGCCTCGCGCCCAAGTCTCCAAGGTGACGGAGGAGGCAATACGAATGACGCTCACGGCGCTGTGGGACATCGGCTACAAGGTCGGGCACTCGACGCGCTCGATCCCGCAGGCCATCAAGCAGGCCAACTCCGATCTCGTAACCAAGACCTCAATGCTCGAGTGCCGCTACCTCACGGGCAACCGCGAGCTTTTCAACGAGTTCAAGGAGCGTTTCGTCGCCGAATGCGTAGAGGGTAAGGAGGCCGAGTACTTCGCCTGGCGCCTGGCCAACCAGACGGAAGTCCACGATAAGAACGGCAACAGCGTCTTCATGCAGGAGCCCAACGTGAAAAACGGCATCGGCGGTCTGCGCGATTACCAGAACATCCTCTGGATCGGATACTTCAAGGAGCGCGTGATGACGACGGCCAAGCTCGTCGAGCACAAGTACCTGCGCGAGCCCGAACGCCGCGCGCTGGAAAAGGCCTACGACTTCCTGCTCCGCGTCCGTACGGAAATGCACTATGTGACGGGCCGCCCGCAGGACAGCCTTACGCTCCAGCTCCAGGGCCGCGTCGCGTCGGACTTCAACTACCCGCAGCGCCACATCCTCCGCCGCGTGGAGGCGTTCATGCGCGAGTATTATACCAAGACCCGCGACATCCATCTGATCACCGACTCGGCCATCGAGCGAATGAAGCTCGTGCCGGAAAAGGGACCCGCCCTGCTCGGTCTGCTCAAGCCAAAGGTCGAGAGATTCGATGGTTTCATTTCCCGCAATGGCAAGTTGTACGCGGAAAATCGCGAGACCTTTGCCGAGGATGTGTTTCGCATCATCCGCGCCTTTCTGCACATGCAGGTTCGCAAACTCGACCTGAGTCCCGAGTTGAGCGATTCGCTTCGCCGGAGACTGCGCCTGGTCGATCGGACATTCCAGTACTCGCGGGCGGCACGCGAAACCTTCCTCGCCATCCTCTCCCGCAAGGGTGAGGTGGGCCGCATCCTGCGCGAGATGCACGATCTCGGATTCCTTGCGCGGCTGGTTCCGGAGTTCGCTCCCCTCACCTGTCTGGTACAGCACGAGTTTTACCATCGATACACGGCGGACGAGCACACGCTCGTATGCATCGAGAAGCTCGATGGCGTACTCTTCGCCGAGGAGGAAAAATTCCGAGGCTATCGCTCGCTTTTCCAGAAGCTGGAAGATCCCGGCATGCTTTACCTCGCAATCCTGCTGCATGACGTAGGCAAGGCCGCCAACCAGCGCCACCACGAGGATGCTAGCGCGATCCTGGCCCAGAAGGTGGCCCGCCGCCTCCAGCTCTCCTCCGAGCGCCGCCGCATGCTCATCACCTTGGTGAACTCGCACTACGAGCTCTCGTCCACCGCGCAAAATCGCAACCTGGACGACCCGGCGACGATCGAGGAATTTGCCCGCATCGTCGGCAACCGTGCCAATCTCGACGCCCTCATGCTCCTCACCCTTGCCGACGGCATGGGCACGAGCGACCAAAACTGGTCCGACTGGAAAGAAGGCCTCGTGTGGATTCTCTACCGCCGGACGAGCGATTACCTCGAGGGCGGCCATGAGGCGCTGGAGCGCCTGAAGAAGGATCGCGGCGAGTTGCAGATCGCGGTGAAAGCCAAGCTGCCGAAGGACTATGGCGAGGAAATCCTCGCGCACTTCGCCCACATGCCCGACCGGTATTTGCAGATGTTCGACGCGGACCAGATCGCGCAACACCTCAAGATTTTCCGCTCATTCATCGAGACGCATCTCAAGAAGGATGGCGTTGACGCCCTCGCCCCATGCTTCAAGTGGATTCCCAAACCCGATCTCGGCCATAGCGAGGTATGGGTGTGCGGATGGGACCGCCCGCGACTGCTCGAGCGCATCGCGGGTGCGTTTCTCTCGGCGCAGTTGAACATCCTGAGCGCTGACATCTTCACGCGAGGAGACAACCTCGCCATCGACATCTTCCGCGTCTGCACAACCCAGCTCACGCCGGTGACGAACCCCAAGGATTACGCCCGGGTGGAAAGTTGCCTGCAGGATTCGCTCGCGGTGGAGGACTACGATTTCTCCTCGCTGATCCGCAAGGATACGCGCATGCGCAGTTACCGGATGTCGCAGGAGGCCGAGCTCCCGAGCAAGATCAACATCGATAATATCTCGCATCCTAACTACACGCTCATCGACATCCAGACGCCCGACCGACTCGGTCTCCTTTATGATCTACTCCGTGCCTTTGGCGAAGCCGGGGTTAACATCGAGCTCTCCCGGGTCACCACGGAGATGGAGGTCGCCATCGACAGCTTTTACGTGACGGTGAAGGATGGTCTGAAGCTGACCGATGAAAACGCCCTGAAGCGCATCATGAAGCTGCTGCGTCGCGCGGCGATCCGGCCCATCGGATGA
- a CDS encoding OmpA family protein — protein sequence MAEDYREEDSPSSFQRWIIPALILSILLHAGLLYWARLTPVVKSEKEVYEKVVPRTFRIERAQIDEELLKPEPAEKKQVAMAPDAVKLPDEAPAFEKMMSQNPGQPAAPKIDQQILSEKPTAAATTMERTLAEAQKNGTQSALEDPKALQQALLNEKPAGGAAVSDLLAPDTLTGRSIAKTGAEAGRNAPGFSNLDSLLAQTGPLTAETAPILMPTDLLFGYNESDLRPESLASLEKLGELIRRNPQAVFQIEGHSDTFGSDSYNMDLSQRRADSVKAWLIARMNIPADRVTAQGFGKTRLIVPGGSIEEQQINRRVEIVIRTK from the coding sequence ATGGCGGAGGATTATCGGGAGGAAGATTCGCCTTCCAGTTTCCAGCGGTGGATCATTCCGGCGTTGATCCTGTCGATCCTTCTGCATGCCGGTTTGCTCTACTGGGCGCGCCTCACTCCCGTGGTAAAATCCGAGAAGGAAGTTTACGAAAAAGTGGTACCGCGCACCTTCCGTATCGAGCGGGCGCAGATCGACGAGGAACTCCTCAAACCCGAGCCCGCCGAGAAAAAGCAGGTCGCCATGGCTCCGGATGCCGTGAAGCTGCCCGACGAGGCCCCGGCCTTTGAAAAGATGATGTCGCAAAATCCCGGGCAGCCTGCTGCGCCGAAGATCGACCAGCAGATTCTCTCCGAGAAGCCCACCGCCGCCGCAACCACGATGGAGCGCACCCTGGCCGAGGCGCAAAAGAACGGCACCCAGAGCGCACTGGAAGACCCGAAAGCTCTCCAGCAGGCCCTCCTTAATGAAAAGCCCGCGGGCGGCGCGGCAGTGAGCGACCTGCTTGCTCCCGATACCCTGACGGGCCGATCCATTGCCAAAACAGGCGCCGAAGCCGGGCGCAACGCACCGGGTTTCAGCAATCTCGATTCCCTCCTGGCCCAGACCGGTCCGCTCACGGCGGAGACCGCCCCGATCCTCATGCCGACGGACCTGCTCTTTGGCTACAACGAGTCCGACCTCCGGCCCGAGTCGCTGGCCAGCCTGGAGAAACTCGGCGAACTCATCCGCCGCAACCCCCAGGCCGTCTTTCAAATCGAGGGGCACTCGGACACCTTCGGGTCCGACTCCTACAACATGGATCTCAGCCAACGCCGCGCGGATAGCGTGAAGGCGTGGCTCATCGCGAGGATGAACATCCCGGCCGACCGCGTGACGGCGCAGGGATTTGGGAAAACGAGGCTCATCGTGCCCGGTGGCTCGATCGAGGAACAGCAGATCAACCGCCGAGTGGAAATCGTAATCCGAACGAAATGA
- a CDS encoding DUF2062 domain-containing protein — protein MKLSDWGRKVLGEFKAMPGKIIALKDKPHAIAGGVAIGMFMGFTPLFGLKTVLSLGLAYVLRVNPIAAVIAVSLHDIVTPLWPVLLKVEYDIGVFVLSHFGNFHNIPTKTHGLHLKLGQMLEWTTFLNVGLPLLVGSLFLAAPAAAISYGITLGLLERRVRREREREAQKKLETESDKDPEVFRED, from the coding sequence ATGAAGTTGTCCGATTGGGGTAGGAAAGTGCTGGGCGAATTCAAGGCGATGCCCGGCAAGATCATCGCCCTGAAGGACAAGCCGCATGCCATCGCCGGTGGTGTGGCGATCGGGATGTTCATGGGATTCACTCCGCTCTTTGGGTTGAAGACTGTGCTCAGCCTGGGGCTGGCCTATGTCCTTCGCGTCAATCCCATTGCCGCCGTCATTGCGGTTTCGCTTCACGATATCGTGACGCCACTCTGGCCTGTGTTGCTGAAAGTGGAATACGACATTGGCGTCTTCGTCCTCAGTCACTTCGGTAATTTTCACAACATTCCGACCAAGACCCATGGATTGCATTTGAAGCTGGGACAGATGCTGGAGTGGACGACCTTTCTCAACGTGGGCCTGCCGCTTCTGGTGGGGTCGCTCTTTCTGGCCGCTCCGGCGGCTGCGATCAGCTACGGCATCACCCTCGGTTTGCTCGAACGTCGCGTACGCCGGGAGAGGGAGCGCGAGGCGCAGAAAAAGCTCGAAACCGAGTCCGACAAAGACCCGGAAGTCTTTCGCGAGGACTGA
- the hisG gene encoding ATP phosphoribosyltransferase, with translation MSQILTLGLPSGSLMESTIDLFDKAGFSISTSKRSYRPSVDDPELGLRLLRAQEISRYVEHGYLDAGLTGRDWVAENASDVHEIIELPFSKATARPTRWVLVVPEASEIHSVKDLEGKRVATEAVGLTRRFFEKAGVNVEIEFSWGATEVKVPDLVDAIVDITETGSSLRANKLRIVETLMESFPVLIVNKQAWADPVKRAKLENIALLLKGALNARDLVGLKMNLPEANLKNLLEALPALRNPTVSPLAQSGWVAVETIIEEKVVREIIPRLKALGAEGIIEYPLNKVVY, from the coding sequence ATGTCACAGATCCTTACACTTGGCCTGCCGTCTGGCAGCCTGATGGAGTCGACGATCGACCTTTTCGACAAGGCCGGTTTCTCGATTTCCACTTCCAAGCGGTCTTACCGACCGTCCGTCGACGACCCTGAGCTCGGGCTACGCCTGCTCCGCGCGCAGGAAATCAGCCGCTACGTCGAGCATGGGTATCTGGACGCGGGTCTCACCGGCCGCGACTGGGTGGCCGAAAACGCCTCCGACGTCCACGAGATCATCGAACTGCCTTTCAGCAAAGCCACCGCCCGCCCGACCCGCTGGGTCCTCGTCGTGCCGGAAGCCTCCGAGATTCATTCCGTGAAGGACCTCGAGGGCAAGCGCGTCGCCACCGAGGCCGTCGGTCTCACTCGCCGGTTCTTTGAAAAGGCCGGGGTGAATGTCGAGATCGAGTTCTCCTGGGGCGCCACCGAGGTGAAGGTACCCGACCTCGTCGACGCCATCGTCGACATCACCGAGACCGGTTCCTCGCTCCGCGCCAACAAGCTCCGCATCGTCGAGACGCTCATGGAGTCCTTCCCTGTCCTCATCGTCAACAAGCAGGCATGGGCGGACCCGGTGAAGCGTGCGAAGCTCGAAAATATCGCGCTTCTCCTCAAGGGCGCCCTCAATGCGCGCGACCTCGTCGGGCTCAAGATGAATTTACCCGAAGCAAATTTGAAGAATTTGCTTGAGGCGCTGCCTGCGTTGCGAAATCCTACAGTTTCGCCCTTGGCCCAGTCTGGATGGGTTGCTGTCGAAACGATCATTGAAGAAAAGGTCGTTCGCGAGATCATTCCCAGACTCAAAGCCCTTGGTGCGGAGGGGATTATCGAATATCCGCTCAACAAGGTAGTCTACTAG
- a CDS encoding AURKAIP1/COX24 domain-containing protein: MGSLKKKRKAKIAKHKRRKRMRENRHKKRLRYKS, encoded by the coding sequence ATGGGTTCACTTAAAAAGAAAAGAAAGGCGAAGATCGCGAAGCACAAGCGTCGCAAGCGCATGCGCGAAAATCGTCACAAGAAGCGGTTGCGCTACAAGTCCTAG